The following proteins come from a genomic window of Trifolium pratense cultivar HEN17-A07 linkage group LG4, ARS_RC_1.1, whole genome shotgun sequence:
- the LOC123882346 gene encoding disease resistance protein RUN1-like, translating into MAVPESSSSSSFSYGFTYDVFLSFRGLDTRYGFTGNLYKALLDQGIHTFIDDEELQRGHEITPSLLEAIEESRIAIIVLSKNYASSSFCLQELVKILDCIKGKGRLVCPIFYDVDPSDVRKQTGSYGEALAMHAERFIDILPKWKIALRQVANLSGWHFKIGDGYEYEFIGKIVEHVSKKINRMALPVADYPVGLKPRMLEINSLLDAGSDDEVKMIGIHGIGGIGKTTLSIAVYNMIADQFEALCFLENVRENSNKHGLQHLQKILLSETLGEKKIKLSSVKQGISIIKHRLQQKKVLLILDDVDKIEQLEALVGGSDWLGSGSRVIITSRDKHLFESHGVNRTYELNVLDEKDALQLLTWKAFKAEKFHPSYLDVMKRVVAYASGLPLALTVMGSNLFGKNIQEWESALHRYEIIPNKEIQNILKVSFDALEEDEQSVFLDIACFYTGTKHTLTSVEKMLHVHYDACMKYHIGVLVEKSLIKINWFGGFSVHDLIEDMAKEIVRLESPDDPGKRSRLWFHEDIIQVLEDNTGTSAIKTIYLMCKNYEVELDESAFKKMKNLKTLVIKGGHFSKGPKYLPNSLRVVEWEGYPSEYLPHDFHPKKLAILNLPKSCITSLKLADSLKKFLNIKILNFDEAACLTEIPDVSSLLNLEEISFINCKSLITIHESVGLFDKLKVLSARGCSKLRRFPPIKLMSLEQLDLSFCLNLENFPQILGKMENLTELVLEETPIIELPCSFQNLTHLQTLQLRYCGTFSLPSNFFMMPNLVEIIAWKLEGWILPKQSKSEQRIISTLSSNVECLRLPLCKLSNDFFQTGLIWFRNVKELDLSGNNFTILPEGIKECHLLRNLCLDYCQYLREVRGIPPNLEIFSARLCKSLTSTEMLLNQELHEAGSTMFKLPGSRIPDWFEHCSSRGSISFWFRNKFPAIALCLVPDSMFVTSSIYPTVIINGNKRDLDSRDTDEYGEPCLSIEPDHTYIFDLQKMKFEDNLDEALLNNEWNHVEIMYTDANNHSMLIESGIHVFKQKSRIEDIRFTNP; encoded by the exons ATGGCAGTGCCAGAATCTTCCTCTTCATCTTCCTTCAGTTATGGATTCACCTATGATGTGTTCCTCAGCTTTAGAGGATTAGACACTCGCTATGGTTTTACCGGAAATCTCTACAAAGCACTTCTTGACCAAGGAATCCACACATTCATTGACGATGAAGAGCTACAAAGAGGACATGAAATCACACCATCACTTTTAGAGGCAATTGAAGAGTCAAGAATTGCCATAATTGTACTTTCTAAAAACTATGCATCTTCATCATTTTGCTTACAAGAACTTGTCAAGATCCTTGACTGCATTAAGGGGAAAGGTAGATTGGTTTGTCCAATCTTTTATGATGTGGATCCTTCTGATGTGAGGAAGCAGACAGGATCTTACGGTGAAGCTTTAGCTATGCATGCAGAGAGATTCATTGATATCTTGCCAAAATGGAAGATAGCTTTGCGACAAGTAGCTAACTTGTCTGGCTGGCATTTCAAAATTGG GGATGGATATGAATATGAGTTTATTGGAAAGATTGTTGAACATGTTTCCAAGAAAATCAACCGTATGGCTTTACCCGTGGCTGACTACCCGGTTGGACTTAAGCCTCGAATGCTAGAAATAAATTCACTTCTTGATGCTGGGTCTGATGATGAGGTCAAAATGATCGGCATCCATGGAATTGGAGGAATAGGGAAAACTACACTTTCTATTGCGGTTTATAACATGATTGCCGACCAATTTGAAGCTTTGTGTTTTCTTGAAAATGTGAgagaaaattcaaacaaacaCGGGTTACAACATCTCCAAAAGATTCTTCTTTCTGAAACACTTGGAGAGAAGAAAATTAAGTTATCAAGTGTCAAACAAGGAATTTCAATAATAAAACATAGACTCCAGCAGAAAAAAgttcttttgattttagatgATGTTGACAAAATAGAACAACTGGAGGCCTTGGTTGGAGGGTCTGATTGGCTTGGTTCCGGAAGCAGAGTTATTATTACAAGTCGAGACAAACATTTGTTTGAAAGTCATGGGGTTAACAGAACATATGAATTAAATGTGTTAGATGAGAAAGATGCTCTTCAATTGCTTACTTGGAAAGCTTTTAAAGCAGAGAAATTTCATCCTAGTTACTTGGATGTCATGAAACGCGTAGTAGCCTATGCTTCGGGACTTCCATTGGCTTTAACAGTAATGGGTTCCAATTTATTTGGAAAGAATATACAAGAATGGGAATCTGCATTACATCGATATGAAATCATTCCTAATAAAGAGATCCAAAATATACTCAAAGTAAGTTTTGATGCTTTGGAGGAAGATGAACAAAGTGTTTTTCTTGACATAGCTTGTTTCTATACAGGAACAAAACATACATTGACAAGTGTAGAAAAGATGCTTCATGTTCATTATGATGCTTGCATGAAATATCATATTGGAGTATTGGTTGAAAAATCTCTCATAAAGATTAATTGGTTTGGTGGATTCAGTGTGCATGACTTGATAGAAGACATGGCTAAAGAAATTGTTCGATTGGAATCACCAGACGACCCTGGAAAACGTAGTCGTTTATGGTTTCATGAAGATATAATTCAAGTTTTAGAAGACAATACA gGAACTAGTGCGATTAAAACCATATATCTGATGTGTAAAAACTATGAGGTAGAATTGGATGAATCAGCCTTCAAGAAGATGAAAAATCTCAAAACTCTCGTTATCAAAGGTGGCCATTTTTCCAAAGGACCCAAGTATCTTCCAAATAGTTTAAGAGTAGTCGAATGGGAAGGATATCCTTCAGAATATTTACCACATGATTTTCATCCAAAGAAACTTGCCATATTGAACTTACCAAAAAGTTGCATAACATCACTAAAGTTGGCTGACTCATTGAAA aagTTCTTGAATattaagattttgaattttgatgaggCAGCTTGTTTGACTGAAATACCTGATGTGTCTTCTCTCTTAAATTTAGAAGaaatttcatttataaattGTAAGAGTTTAATTACAATTCACGAATCTGTCGGGTTATTCGATAAACTTAAAGTCTTGAGTGCCAGAGGCTGTAGTAAGCTTAGAAGATTTCCACCTATCAAATTGATGTCCCTTGAGCAACTTGATCTTTCATTTTGCCTGAACCTCGAGAACTTTCCGCAAATACTGGGGAAGATGGAAAATTTAACGGAACTTGTGCTGGAAGAAACTCCAATAATAGAATTGCCATGTTCATTCCAAAATCTTACTCATCTTCAAACATTACAACTACGTTATTGTGGAACGTTTAGTTTGCCAAGTAACTTTTTCATGATGCCAAATTTGGTTGAGATTATTGCTTGGAAATTAGAAGGGTGGATATTGCCAAAGCAATCTAAGAGTGAACAAAGAATTATTTCAACGCTGTCTTCGAATGTAGAATGTCTTCGTCTCCCATTATGCAAACTATCAAATGACTTTTTTCAAACAGGTCTCATATGGTTTAGAAATGTGAAAGAGTTAGACTTATCGGGTAATAATTTCACAATTCTTCCCGAAGGAATTAAAGAATGTCATTTGTTAAGGAATCTTTGTTTGGATTATTGTCAGTATCTTCGAGAAGTTAGAGGAATACCGCCAAACTTGGAAATATTTTCTGCACGATTGTGTAAATCTTTGACCTCTACAGAAATGTTACTGAATcag GAATTGCATGAAGCTGGAAGTACCATGTTTAAGTTGCCGGGATCTAGAATTCCAGATTGGTTCGAGCACTGTAGTAGCAGAGGGTCAATTTCTTTTTGGTTTCGTAACAAGTTTCCTGCTATAGCTCTTTGTCTTGTTCCCGATTCGATGTTTGTCACATCTTCAATTTATCCTACCGTGATCATCAATGGCAATAAACGTGACCTTGACTCTAGGGACACAGATGAATACGGTGAACCTTGTTTGTCGATTGAACCAgatcatacatatatttttgaTCTTCAAAAGATGAAGTTTGAAGATAATTTAGATGAAGCACTTTTAAACAACGAATGGAACCACGTAGAGATTATGTATACGGATGCAAACAATCACTCAATGCTTATAGAAAGTGGAATCCATGTATTCAAACAGAAGAGTAGAATAGAGGATATTCGATTCACCAACCCGTGA
- the LOC123882358 gene encoding rhodanese-like domain-containing protein 17: protein MGSIGIQSSETEVVTIDVLATKSLIETTHVYLDVRTVEEFQKGHVDAEKVINIAYMFNTEEGRVKNPEFLKEVSSLCNKEDHLIVGCQSGVRSLYATADLLAEGFKDVSNMGGGYLDWVKKEFPVKIVDVTK from the exons ATGGGTTCTATTGGAATTCAAAG TTCAGAAACTGAAGTTGTTACCATTGATGTACTTGCAACCAAGTCTCTCATCGAAACAACCCATGTTTATCTTGATGTTAG aACGGTGGAAGAGTTTCAAAAAGGGCACGTGGATGCAGAGAAGGTCATTAACATTGCATACATGTTTAATACAGAAgagg GGAGGGTGAAGAACCCAGAGTTTCTGAAGGAGGTTTCATCTCTCTGCAACAAAGAAGATCACCTCATCGTG GGTTGTCAAAGTGGGGTGAGGTCTCTGTATGCAACTGCTGATCTTTTGGCTGAA GGGTTTAAGGATGTTTCCAACATGGGAGGAGGTTATTTGGATTGGGTAAAAAAGGAATTTCCAGTCAAGATAGTAGATGTCACTAAATAG
- the LOC123882352 gene encoding uncharacterized protein LOC123882352, which produces MNFPFSYLFPDIAESLKSVYQSMGTNPHFEMETIISPYEPKIPLPNDFWMVEKTRLLSEGVGFIRDDYNNYFKVYIGNDGDGGCLYDGSVIAMYCGFSKPQKVILSYQIIDNEFQMKVVDDLGEDVKYLGLLFPEDQQSLRSVVPNCVLQSALVDTASFEPNVLPQLLLREDGVVFGYNGLDDVPLNIEHPDVDINQEYFHWEVKITKSMAAGRNVLHIPKHIADKCFPPDQNSVVLVNQETEQLYLCAVTTSYPPGRCTRRIGRGWYGFAKDARLKHGDKVVFTLPISPEFVLANIIRCAPGNV; this is translated from the exons ATGAATTTCCCTTTCTCCTACCTTTTTCCAGATATTGCTGAGAGTTTGAAAAG TGTTTACCAATCAATGGGAACAAATCCTCATTTTGAAATGGAAACTATAATCTCGCCATATGAG cCGAAAATTCCTCTCCCCAATGATTTCTGGATGGTGGAAAAAACTAGATTGTTGAGTGAGGGTGTAGGATTTATAAGAGATGattataataactattttaagGTTTATATCGGTAATGATGGTGATGGAGGTTGTCTGTACGATGGGAGTGTTATTGCTATGTACTGTGGTTTTTCAAAACCCCAGAAAGTTATTCTTAGTTATCAAATAATTGATAATGAGTTTCAAATGAAGGTTGTTGATGATCTCGGTGAGGATGTCAAATACCTTGGTTTACTGTTTCCAGAAGATCAACAAAGTCTTAGAAGCGTTGTTCCTAATTGTGTTCTTCAATCTGCTTTGGTTGATACTGCTTCGTTTGAGCCCAATGTTTTGCCTCAACTTTTATTACGGGAAGATGGTGTTGTGTTTGGCTATAACGGTCTTGATGATGTCCCTCTTAATATTGAACACCCTGATGTGGACATTAACCAAGAATATTTTCATTGGGAGGTGAAAATTACTAAATCTATGGCTGCAGGAAGAAATGTTTTG CATATTCCGAAGCATATTGCCGATAAGTGTTTTCCACCAGATCAAAATAGTGTTGTTTTGGTTAATCAAGAAACTGAACAGCTTTACTTGTGTGCTGTTACCACGAGTTATCCTCCTGGCCGTTGTACCAGACGTATTGGTCGAGGTTGGTATGGCTTTGCAAAGGATGCTCGATTGAAGCATGGTGATAAAGTCGTTTTTACACTTCCAATTTCTCCTGAGTTTGTTCTAGCTAATATCATTCGGTGTGCTCCCGGAAATGTGTGA
- the LOC123882353 gene encoding uncharacterized protein LOC123882353: MTIGCQNCGALIWYNERAEKNVFNSIPVVSLCCQKGDVTLPYMIEPPAILRLLFNGTDPRSSNFLLNLRMYNNMFAFTSLGGKIEYERNKGGGPPQFVISGQNYHRIGTLLPSEGHPPKFVQLYIYDTQNEISNRMAHFSPDDPESAIDESLVRELLHSMDSHNKLVKCFRLVRDYRCINQNVSVKLRLFRNRISDSQTYNVPEVDEIAALIVGDFDTAEIGRDIIVNEKDGYLKRIHETHPKYLPLQYPLLFPYGEDQFNEHIERNQISTSTSVNKRIRVSLREFLAFRLQERIIEDSVILKGRRLFQQFVVDSYSMLEAQRLSFYRENQSTIRSGFLSGIEEAVDRGDIDASSIGARIVLPSSFTGGRRYMFNNCQDAMALCKRYGYPDLFLTVTCNPRWVEIQRHLLRSGTYACFRPDICCRVFKLKLDEMMNDFKKGDFFGRVIASVYTIEFQKRGLPHAHILLWLDYRDKLNSASAIDSVICAELPDPVRFPKLFATVSNFMIHGPCGNGHRNSPCIKNRRCSKFYPKKFISCTRFDESGYPIYRRRDTGVTVFKKEVELDNRSVVPYNPKLIMKYQAHVNIEICNKSNCIKYLFKYITKGVDRVTATLQSGGEDCVDEIQQFYDCRYLSPSESIWRIFSFDIHNRWPSVQRLSFHLFREQRVTFNDNSKLKNVLRKNQQKNTMFLAWMEANKKYPFGRSLSYIQYPSMFTYDSTKCSWHPRQRGVSVGRLTSVPHSSQELYYLRLLLSRQVGCTSYEDIRTVNGVTYDSNREACAAMHLLSDDREFIDAIREVSVLGSGRAIRELFTKYLLGGSLSDPRYVWDQSWEILADGILHSRRRLLNNEELLISNDDLKQLCLYEIDKNLRQNGKLLENFSCMPKLDLPDHVPFNNILLANELSYDSEEMLILHRNCFASLNTEQLSAYEEIVNSVNNNLGVMFFIDGYGGTGKTYLWNTLSFRFRSESKIVLNVASSGIAALLLPGGRTAHSQFGLPLVLNEESCCSIEKKTDKSELLIAASLIIWDEAPMIHRWGIEAFERTLRDIMKETVVGASDKPFGGKTIVFGGDFRQILPVIPKGGRGEVVHACINSSLLWRRCRVLRLTQNMRLQFSLDTTENNLVKDFAKWVLNVGDGKLGQSEDGEALIDIPDDICVKNSTNHVSNIVDIIYPNLLKELSNLNFFQDRAILCPTLEIVENVNDHVMSLIPSDYKEYLSCDTVIKCDQELGIDHRWITPEFLNDIKCSGLPNHSLKLKIGVPVMLLRNIDVASGLCNGTRLIVVELGIHVIGAKFVDKSGITEKVYIPRMSLIPSGANVSISFERLQFPLCVCFAMTINKSQGQTLSAVGLYLPRSVFSHGQLYVALSRVKTRCGLKVLMLNDIGESCTSTINVVYPEVFQRI, encoded by the exons ATGACGATTGGTTGTCAGAATTGTGGAGCACTTATTTGGTATAACGAGAGAGctgaaaaaaatgtatttaatagTATTCCCGTAGTTTCTTTGTGTTGTCAGAAAGGTGATGTTACGTTGCCGTATATGATTGAACCACCTGCTATTCTTAGATTGTTGTTTAATGGCACTGATCCTCGAAGCAGTAATTTCCTCTTGAATTTAAGAATGTATAATAACATGTTTGCTTTTACATCGTTGGGTGGTAAAATTGAATACGAAAGAAATAAAGGTGGTGGTCCTCCCCAATTCGTCATTTCTGGACAAAATTACCACCGAATCGGCACTCTTTTACCATCAGAAGGTCATCCTCCAAAATTTGTTCAGCTCTATATATACGATACTCAAAATGAGATATCTAATAGAATGGCGCATTTCAG CCCTGATGATCCAGAAAGTGCTATTGATGAGAGTTTAGTAAGAGAATTATTACATTCAATGGATTCTCATAATAAGTTGGTCAAGTGTTTTCGATTGGTTCGTGACTATCGATGTATAAATCAAAATGTTTCAGTCAAGTTACGTTTGTTTAGAAATAGAATTTCTGATTCTCAAACGTATAATGTACCTGAAGTTGATGAAATTGCAGCATtaattgttggtgattttgaTACAGCTGAAATTGGAAGGGATATCATTGTTAATGAGAAAGATGGATATCTTAAGCGTATACATGAAACTCATCCAAAGTACTTACCACTTCAGTATCCGTTGTTATTTCCTTATGGGGAAGATCAATTTAATGAACATATTGAACGCAATCAAATTTCAACTTCCACAAGTGTTAACAAACGCATTCGTGTTTCTTTGAGGGAATTTCTGGCGTTTAGGTTACAAGAAAGGATAATTGAAGATTCAGTTATTTTAAAAGGTAGACGACTATTTCAGCAATTCGTCGTAGATTCGTATTCAATGCTTGAGGCTCAAAGGTTGTCTTTTTATAGAGAGAATCAAAGTACTATTCGATCTGGTTTTTTATCTGGGATTGAAGAAGCTGTTGATCGTGGTGATATTGATGCATCTTCGATAGGTGCACGAATTGTTTTGCCATCTTCTTTTACTGGAGGTAGACggtatatgtttaataattgtcaAGATGCAATGGCATTGTGCAAGAGGTATGGATATCCAGATTTATTCTTAACAGTAACGTGTAATCCAAGATGGGTTGAAATTCAACGTCATTTGTTAAGAAGTGGCACGTATGCATGTTTTAGACCTGATATTTGTTGTCGAGTATTTAAACTTAAGCTTGATGAAATGATGAATGACTTTAAAAAAGGTGATTTCTTCGGACGTGTTATTGCAA gtGTTTATACCATTGAGTTTCAAAAACGGGGTTTGCCACATGCACATATATTACTTTGGCTCGATTATCGGGACAAACTCAACTCTGCTTCAGCCATTGATTCTGTCATTTGTGCTGAGTTACCTGACCCAGTAAGATTTCCAAAGCTTTTCGCCACAGTTTCCAATTTCATGATACATGGTCCATGTGGCAATGGCCATAGAAATTCTCCGTGCATTAAAAATCGTCGATGTTCAAAGTTTTATCCAAAAAAGTTTATCTCATGTACAAGATTTGATGAAAGTGGATATCCTATATATAGAAGAAGAGATACAGGTGTTACAGTATTTAAAAAGGAAGTTGAGTTAGATAATCGAAGTGTTGTTCCTTATAATCCAAAATTAATTATGAAGTATCAGGCACATGTAAATATTGAAATATGCAATAAGTCTAATTGCATCAAGTatttattcaaatatataaCCAAAGGTGTTGATAGGGTTACTGCAACGCTACAGTCCGGTGGGGAGGATTGTGTGGATGAGATACAACAATTTTATGATTGTAGATATTTGTCTCCTTCTGAATCAATTTggagaattttttcttttgatattcACAATAGATGGCCTTCAGTTCAAAGATTATCTTTCCACCTTTTTCGTGAACAGCGTGTAACTTTTAATGATAATTCGAAATTGAAGAATGTTTTGCGCAAGAATCAACAAAAGAATACAATGTTTCTTGCTTGGATGGAGGCTAATAAAAAATATCCTTTTGGACGATCATTAAGTTACATTCAATACCCAAGCATGTTTACTTATGATTCTACAAAGTGTTCTTGGCATCCCCGTCAACGAGGTGTTTCGGTTGGAAGGTTGACTTCTGTTCCTCATAGTTCTCaggaattatattatttaaggTTATTGTTGAGTCGTCAAGTTGGTTGTACCAGTTATGAGGATATTAGAACTGTTAATGGAGTTACATATGATTCAAATCGTGAAGCCTGTGCTGCTATGCATTTATTGTCTGATGATCGTGAGTTTATTGATGCTATTCGTGAGGTTTCTGTTTTAGGTTCCGGAAGAGCTATCCGTGAGTTGTTTACTAAATACCTATTGGGTGGATCGTTGAGTGATCCAAGATATGTGTGGGATCAATCTTGGGAAATCTTGGCTGATGGCATTTTGCATAGTAGGCGTCGCCTGTTAAACAATGaag AGTTGTTGATATCTAATGATGATTTAAAACAACTTTGTTTGTATGAGATTGACAAAAATCTACGTCAAAATGGAAAGCTGCTTGAAAATTTTTCGTGCATGCCTAAATTGGATTTGCCCGATCATGTTccatttaacaatattttattagCTAATGAGTTATCTTATGATTCGGAAGAGATGTTGATATTGCATCGGAATTGTTTTGCCTCTCTAAATACTGAACAATTGTCGGCATACGAAGAAATTGTTAATTCAGTTAACAATAATCTTGGCGTCATGTTCTTTATTGATGGTTACGGAGGTACTGGAAAAACTTACCTTTGGAACACGCTATCATTTCGATTTAGATCAGAAAGCAAAATTGTCCTTAATGTTGCTTCAAGTGGTATTGCTGCTCTTTTACTCCCGGGTGGACGAACCGCACATTCTCAATTTGGATTACCATTGGTTTTAAACGAAGAATCCTGTTGCAGCATTGAGAAGAAAACGGATAAATCTGAACTTTTAATTGCGGCAAGTTtaattatatgggatgaagcccCGATGATTCATCGTTGGGGGATTGAAGCTTTTGAAAGGACTTTGCGGGATATTATGAAAGAAACTGTTGTTGGTGCATCTGATAAACCTTTCGGGGGAAAGACAATTGTTTTTGggggagattttagacaaattttaCCTGTTATTCCTAAAGGTGGTCGTGGGGAGGTTGTTCATGCATGCATTAATTCATCTTTATTATGGCGTCGATGTAGAGTTTTGAGATTGACGCAAAATATGCGTTTGCAATTTTCGTTGGATACTACCGAGAATAATTTGGTTAAGGATTTTGCAAAGTGGGTTCTTAATGTTGGTGATGGGAAATTGGGTCAATCTGAAGATGGGGAGGCGTTGATAGATATACCTGATGATATTTGTGTGAAAAATTCTACTAATCATGTTTCTAATATAGTTGATATAATTTATCCAAATTTGTTGAAAGAATTATCCAATCTCAACTTCTTTCAAGATCGTGCAATATTGTGTCCTACATTGGAAATAGTAGAAAATGTGAATGACCATGTGATGTCATTAATTCCAAGTGATTATAAAGAATATTTGAGTTGTGATACAGTTATTAAATGTGATCAAGAATTAGGAATTGATCATCGTTGGATCACTCCTGAATTTTTGAATGATATCAAATGTTCTGGGCTACCGAATCACAGTTTGAAACTTAAAATTGGGGTTCCTGTAATGCTGCTTCGTAATATTGATGTTGCTTCCGGTTTATGCAATGGAACTCGCTTGATAGTTGTTGAATTGGGTATACATGTTATTGGGGCCAAATTTGTGGATAAATCTGGTATAACAGAGAAAGTTTATATTCCTCGAATGAGTTTGATTCCGTCTGGTGCTAATGTATCGATATCTTTCGAGAGACTTCAATTCCctctttgtgtttgttttgcaaTGACTATTAACAAAAGTCAAGGACAAACTTTGTCGGCCGTTGGTCTTTATTTGCCTAGATCGGTTTTCTCTCATGGACAGTTGTATGTAGCTTTATCTCGGGTTAAAACTAGGTGTGGTCTTAAAGTTTTAATGTTAAATGATATTGGTGAATCGTGTACCTCTACGATTAATGTTGTTTATCCGGAAGTTTTTCAAAGAATATAG